A window from Chitinispirillum alkaliphilum encodes these proteins:
- a CDS encoding ATP-dependent RNA helicase HrpA, protein MISDIRNKKMINEKELATVVASAYDKTLPIFEHRHDIITTLKNEQVIIVSGQTGSGKTTQLPLLCLEAGRGRSGMIACTQPRRIAATSIADRVSSLLKSTPGSLCGYKIRFSEKSSPETLVKFMTDGMLLAEIENDPLLRRYDTIIIDEAHERSLNIDFLLGYLRTLLPKRPDLKLVISSATMDTSLFSRAFSDAPVEEVSGRLYPIELLYRLSEDDEEDSYTDEAVKTVVDLFEIQGADNTLIFMPAESDIRETCKKLSKKFSEKDTDIIPLFSKLSKKEQDRIFKSGSKIRIVVATNIAESSITVPGIRYVIDTGLARISRFAPRLRTNRLPIEKISMASADQRKGRCGRVKEGVCVRLYTEDDYLSREEFTTPEIKRSNLAGVILSMKAHNLGCIENFPFLEPPRKNAINDGYAQLKELGAIDSEDRLTSVGRQMARLPFDPHISRMILAARRENALREVKIIAAALSIVDPRERPFEQRNKADLVHESFSDTASDYLTYLNIWNKYHQHWQELKTQNKMRKFCKEHFLSYVRMREWNDVYSQLNNTIKNMPGFKENTTPASYDSVHRSLLTGLLSNVAYKDEKGIYRGAHGKEVAIFPGSALAGRKPKWIMCHEVVETSRPFARTVASIKPQWLEQTGANLCKKSYDNPFFDPENGTVKVTEKISLFGMPLGISRKVRYGKVNPTHAAEIFIHNGLIEEQLRTHHRFYKHNRKVKKDILSVEERLRTRTIYAGDTELYRFYEQRIPLVSSIHDLNAVIKRKGDKFLHIEKSALMVTEIPQQISYFPARATIGEMAFPLSYSFSPGDHSDGVTLHLPLSAVPYIQPNTLDWIVPGQWASRVRDLLASLPRSIRKQLIPLNEKAEKIASSLKPSQQSFSSAVARALKEIYKIDIGPDHFDTGKISPHLIPRVEVRGSDGKVLCSGRGGEKLQKISLNSENDNDSSPLEEKFKSFYRDNINEWPESENLKEPVTIGSDQGGVALRGFPALREKGDCVELILCKTQEESDRIHRDGCKKLLELLSVKDLSWAERDLSFSKELKLMCTPYGGNETLKKQLYNMLREYALDHANTLPRTSEEFSKVLNLTRESLKGTAFRSLGLLEQILRLLIENSEKIKNRKMKISDDIRAELHNDLNCYIKKLSSGKLEYKQFVQYPRYLSSFRSRIDKASHDPLKYRRLRGELAGFEARYKKIKEEKSDWRKEKNIEKLSAMLEEYAISLFSQQIKTLFPVSPKRIQKLLDEI, encoded by the coding sequence TTGATCAGTGATATCCGTAATAAAAAGATGATAAATGAAAAAGAATTAGCCACAGTTGTAGCATCTGCCTACGATAAGACCCTCCCCATTTTTGAGCACCGTCATGATATTATCACCACTCTCAAAAATGAGCAGGTAATAATCGTCTCAGGCCAAACCGGTTCGGGTAAAACGACCCAATTACCACTATTGTGCCTTGAGGCGGGGCGGGGAAGAAGCGGAATGATCGCCTGCACCCAGCCCAGGCGTATTGCAGCAACCTCAATCGCAGACAGAGTCTCATCCCTTCTCAAATCTACACCAGGATCTCTGTGTGGATACAAAATAAGATTTTCAGAAAAAAGCTCACCCGAAACATTGGTCAAGTTCATGACCGACGGAATGCTTCTGGCTGAGATTGAAAATGACCCGTTGCTGAGACGCTACGATACCATCATTATCGATGAAGCGCATGAGCGTTCCCTTAATATCGACTTTTTACTTGGATATCTTCGTACACTGCTTCCAAAACGCCCCGATCTTAAACTCGTTATTTCATCAGCTACAATGGACACATCTCTTTTCTCCCGCGCATTTTCGGATGCACCGGTTGAGGAGGTTTCAGGACGGCTCTATCCCATCGAGCTTCTCTACCGGCTGAGTGAAGATGATGAAGAAGATTCATATACAGATGAAGCGGTGAAAACTGTGGTCGATCTGTTTGAAATACAGGGGGCGGATAATACGCTTATTTTTATGCCTGCAGAAAGCGACATAAGAGAAACCTGTAAAAAACTCTCAAAGAAATTCTCCGAAAAGGACACCGATATTATCCCCCTGTTTTCAAAACTATCCAAAAAAGAACAGGACAGGATTTTCAAATCCGGATCAAAAATCAGAATTGTTGTTGCCACCAATATTGCAGAGAGCTCAATTACAGTTCCGGGCATACGTTATGTCATAGATACAGGCCTCGCAAGGATATCCCGTTTTGCACCCCGCTTGCGCACCAATCGCCTCCCGATAGAAAAAATCAGCATGGCAAGTGCCGATCAGCGCAAGGGACGTTGCGGAAGGGTTAAAGAGGGGGTGTGCGTAAGGCTTTACACAGAAGATGATTACCTCAGCAGAGAGGAATTCACTACTCCGGAAATAAAGAGATCAAATCTGGCGGGCGTAATACTGAGTATGAAGGCGCACAATCTGGGGTGTATAGAAAATTTTCCGTTTCTGGAGCCACCCAGAAAAAATGCTATTAACGATGGCTATGCACAGCTCAAAGAGCTGGGAGCAATTGACTCTGAAGATAGGCTTACATCTGTGGGACGACAAATGGCACGCTTGCCCTTTGACCCGCACATCTCACGCATGATCCTTGCAGCCCGCAGGGAAAACGCGCTCAGGGAAGTAAAAATCATTGCCGCGGCACTATCGATTGTTGATCCAAGAGAACGCCCTTTTGAACAGAGAAACAAGGCTGATCTTGTGCATGAGAGCTTCTCGGATACCGCCTCAGATTATCTCACCTATCTTAATATCTGGAACAAGTATCATCAGCACTGGCAGGAACTCAAAACCCAGAATAAAATGAGAAAATTCTGCAAAGAACATTTTTTATCATATGTAAGAATGAGAGAGTGGAACGATGTATACAGTCAGCTCAATAATACAATAAAAAACATGCCCGGATTTAAAGAAAACACCACTCCAGCCAGTTACGATTCGGTTCACAGATCCCTTCTCACCGGTTTACTCTCCAATGTAGCCTATAAAGATGAAAAAGGGATTTACCGCGGAGCCCACGGCAAAGAAGTGGCAATCTTTCCAGGCTCAGCTCTGGCTGGCAGAAAGCCCAAATGGATCATGTGTCACGAGGTGGTTGAGACATCCCGCCCCTTCGCCAGAACAGTAGCATCTATCAAGCCCCAATGGCTCGAACAAACAGGCGCAAATCTTTGCAAAAAAAGTTACGACAACCCCTTTTTCGATCCAGAAAACGGAACGGTAAAAGTAACAGAGAAGATTTCTCTTTTTGGGATGCCGCTTGGGATAAGCAGAAAAGTACGGTACGGAAAAGTGAACCCAACTCATGCCGCAGAAATTTTCATTCATAACGGACTTATCGAAGAGCAACTCCGAACACATCACCGGTTCTACAAACACAACAGAAAAGTTAAAAAAGACATCCTATCAGTTGAAGAGAGACTCCGCACAAGAACTATATACGCAGGAGATACTGAGCTATACAGATTCTACGAGCAACGTATCCCTCTGGTCTCTTCCATACACGATCTAAATGCAGTAATTAAAAGAAAAGGGGATAAGTTTCTCCATATCGAAAAATCTGCTCTGATGGTTACAGAAATCCCTCAGCAAATTTCATATTTTCCCGCAAGAGCTACCATAGGTGAAATGGCATTTCCACTCTCCTATTCATTTAGCCCGGGTGATCACAGTGATGGTGTAACGTTGCATCTGCCGTTATCTGCAGTTCCCTACATCCAGCCCAACACACTCGACTGGATCGTTCCTGGTCAGTGGGCAAGCCGTGTAAGGGATCTCCTTGCCAGTCTTCCCCGAAGCATAAGAAAGCAGCTTATACCTCTGAATGAAAAAGCAGAAAAGATCGCCTCCAGCCTGAAACCTTCACAGCAAAGTTTCTCTTCTGCAGTGGCCAGGGCCCTTAAGGAAATTTACAAAATCGATATCGGCCCGGATCACTTTGACACAGGAAAAATCTCGCCTCACCTGATACCCAGAGTTGAGGTGAGAGGAAGTGACGGGAAGGTGCTGTGTTCAGGACGAGGAGGAGAAAAACTTCAAAAAATTTCCCTCAACAGTGAAAATGATAATGATTCTTCACCTTTGGAAGAAAAATTCAAATCCTTTTACAGGGACAACATTAATGAATGGCCCGAGTCGGAGAATCTAAAAGAACCGGTAACAATAGGCTCTGATCAGGGCGGTGTTGCGCTCAGAGGCTTTCCGGCACTGCGGGAGAAAGGGGATTGTGTCGAGCTTATATTATGTAAAACACAGGAAGAGAGTGACCGGATACACAGAGATGGCTGCAAAAAACTTCTGGAATTACTATCTGTTAAAGATCTTTCCTGGGCTGAGCGGGATCTCTCCTTTTCAAAAGAACTCAAACTTATGTGTACCCCTTATGGTGGTAATGAAACCCTAAAAAAGCAGCTCTATAACATGTTACGGGAATATGCACTTGATCACGCAAATACACTACCCAGAACCAGTGAAGAATTCAGTAAAGTGCTAAACCTGACACGTGAAAGTCTCAAAGGAACCGCATTCCGTTCACTTGGACTGCTGGAGCAGATTTTACGCCTGCTTATTGAAAATTCAGAGAAGATTAAAAACAGAAAAATGAAAATATCTGATGACATAAGAGCCGAATTGCACAATGATCTCAACTGCTATATAAAAAAACTCTCTTCCGGAAAACTTGAATATAAGCAGTTTGTTCAGTATCCCCGCTATCTTTCCTCTTTCAGGTCCCGTATAGATAAGGCATCCCACGATCCGCTCAAATACCGCCGTCTCCGTGGTGAGCTTGCAGGATTTGAAGCTCGGTATAAAAAAATAAAAGAAGAAAAATCAGACTGGAGAAAAGAAAAAAATATTGAAAAATTATCAGCAATGCTTGAAGAATATGCGATCTCGCTCTTTTCTCAGCAGATCAAAACACTCTTCCCAGTTTCCCCCAAGCGTATTCAAAAGCTGCTTGATGAAATATAG
- a CDS encoding glycosyl transferase family 1, translating to MKIALLSETYQPLNGGVEQAVKQLALHIPSQFDVTVFAHLFEFVPHSLFVKYSCRQRYRKSFQSSSDVSVTEIHPTFLSKLLLLPLLVWQMPLIKKLNAPKLFDILYFFYRLAYRTQFRQFIRNYDIVHCFSTGYVARLAAHICREENIPLIQSPYIHFEKWGDSPKQMEAYCSGEVVICHSQEYRMKLLRHYSCKARTEIIPPVISDPVVLDTKKEGIDGEYFLFLGRREPHKGLLELLEAFGNTQTSVKLVIAGPGKPVHDSSGRVIDLGVVDESTKAQLFQKCLFLCVPSREETFGIVFTEAMSYGKPVLSLDIPPINEIVENGKSGILTPVNDKESLKRALLRLISDSRLRDRLGQNALLRFKTEFSSRVTMKKILSLYQELADS from the coding sequence TTGAAAATTGCACTTTTGAGTGAAACATACCAACCCCTTAATGGTGGAGTTGAACAAGCAGTTAAACAGCTTGCACTTCATATCCCCTCTCAGTTTGATGTCACTGTGTTTGCCCATCTGTTTGAATTTGTACCCCACTCACTCTTTGTCAAATATAGTTGCAGACAAAGATACAGGAAAAGTTTTCAAAGCAGTTCAGATGTGTCTGTAACAGAGATTCATCCAACATTTCTTTCTAAGCTGCTCTTATTACCACTTCTGGTTTGGCAGATGCCACTCATAAAAAAGCTAAACGCTCCGAAACTGTTTGACATTCTCTATTTTTTCTACCGTCTGGCTTACAGAACTCAGTTCAGGCAATTTATAAGAAACTACGATATCGTACATTGTTTCTCAACCGGATATGTGGCACGTCTTGCTGCCCATATCTGCAGAGAGGAAAATATACCGCTCATTCAGTCTCCTTACATCCATTTTGAAAAATGGGGAGATTCACCAAAGCAGATGGAAGCATATTGCAGTGGAGAAGTGGTAATTTGCCACTCTCAGGAGTATAGGATGAAATTGCTCAGGCATTACAGCTGTAAAGCCAGGACTGAAATCATTCCCCCTGTTATTTCTGATCCTGTAGTTCTGGATACAAAAAAAGAGGGAATCGATGGAGAATATTTTCTCTTCCTGGGGCGAAGGGAACCTCATAAGGGACTTCTTGAACTGCTTGAAGCATTTGGAAATACCCAAACATCGGTTAAGCTGGTTATAGCCGGGCCTGGTAAGCCTGTGCACGACAGTAGCGGACGTGTAATTGATCTGGGGGTAGTTGATGAAAGTACAAAAGCGCAGCTTTTTCAGAAATGTTTGTTTCTCTGTGTTCCGTCAAGAGAGGAAACTTTTGGGATCGTGTTCACTGAAGCTATGAGTTATGGAAAACCGGTACTCTCTTTGGATATCCCACCCATAAATGAAATTGTAGAGAATGGAAAAAGCGGAATACTTACTCCTGTAAACGACAAGGAATCACTTAAACGGGCTCTCCTAAGATTGATATCAGATAGCCGGCTCAGGGACAGATTGGGGCAAAATGCTCTTTTGAGGTTCAAGACTGAATTTTCTTCCCGGGTTACAATGAAAAAAATCCTATCTCTGTATCAGGAGCTCGCAGATTCCTGA
- a CDS encoding Chromosome segregation, SMC-like protein (Chromosome segregation protein SMC-like) has protein sequence MNDQLSFSFDDNDALAGFRLSRAEVYNWGTFHQKVWTLSLEGKNGLLTGDIGSGKSTLVDAVTTLLVPSHRIVYNKAAGADTKERSLRSYVNGYYKTERSDGGVGAKPVALRDQNSYSVILGVFTNPGYLQTVTLAQVFWQKDPAGQPNRFFIVADCELQITEHFANFGSDIKNLKKRLKALPGVDDVYDSFPPYAASFRRRFGIENAQAMELFHQTVSMKSVGNLTDFVRMHMLEPFDVDSRIAALITHFDDLNRAHKAVLKAKSQINKLKPIVNDLDKHQKASHNCENYRVLRDTLKSYFARLKSDLLSKRLKKLCDEHVKLNGKVEQTKDDITRMQGERDDLRQAIADNGGDRLERLRNEIKELEISKDKRLQAYNQYSTLAEQLSFEKPLNLESFLTNRQCISDSMDENDAQETMLENSRREEDVQMARLRDEHSKVSEEVESLRKRRSNIGSHQVRIRDELCAALDISEEDLPFAGELLQVRAEECDWEGSIERVLHNFAMSLLVPDRLYKDVSSWVDSTHLKGRLVYFRTISRKTKSTVSLHPDSLVRKLSIKPDSEFYNWLEDELAKRFDYVCCSSIEQFRKEKMALTVSGQVKGSGNRHEKDDRFRLQDRSRYVLGWDNRAKLRALEQQRLSLEKEIQDCAEGISELQSKLKELRIRKENLVRLESFTRFEEIDWRPLSVRITELDKERQELEEASDVLKTLIHKLEQLNQRLRELESVLDSFKDERSKNEEKQNNTKQLLEQCTEMMDSGESQQRNQLFEQLDTLREKVLGKHQLSVESSDRRQQELREYLQGRIDSEEKKRSNLSEKIIRAMQDYRRDNAAETTDIDATVESGPEFRTMLSQLEADDLPKYEQRFKELLNENTIREIANFQSQLNRERQEIRERIERINQSLTGIEYNKGRYIVLEAQENTNTEVRDFRMALRACTEGGLTGSQTDQYAEDKFLQVKEIIDRFRGREGSTDMDKRWTQKVTDVRNWFSFAASERYMEDNSEYEHYTDSGGKSGGQKEKLAYTVLAASLAYQFGLEWGEIRSRSFRFVVIDEAFGRGSDDSARFGLELFKRLNLQLLIVTPLQKIHIIEPYVASVGFVYSPQGRESMLRNLTIEEYAAEKEACAL, from the coding sequence ATGAATGATCAGCTTTCTTTTAGCTTTGATGACAATGATGCTCTTGCTGGATTCAGACTAAGCCGGGCTGAAGTGTATAACTGGGGAACTTTTCACCAAAAAGTGTGGACACTCTCTCTTGAGGGTAAAAACGGACTGCTTACAGGTGATATCGGATCCGGTAAGTCAACACTGGTGGATGCGGTCACCACTCTGCTTGTTCCTTCACACCGTATTGTGTACAACAAAGCCGCAGGTGCAGATACCAAAGAACGCTCATTGAGATCGTATGTAAACGGCTACTACAAAACAGAACGCAGTGACGGTGGTGTTGGTGCCAAACCCGTTGCACTGCGTGACCAAAACAGCTATTCGGTGATTCTTGGCGTATTTACAAACCCCGGTTATCTACAGACTGTTACTCTTGCGCAGGTGTTCTGGCAAAAGGATCCGGCGGGCCAGCCAAATCGTTTTTTTATAGTCGCTGACTGTGAACTGCAAATAACCGAACACTTTGCAAATTTTGGCTCCGACATAAAGAATCTGAAAAAGAGATTAAAGGCATTGCCCGGGGTCGATGATGTATATGATAGTTTTCCCCCTTATGCAGCATCATTTCGCCGCCGCTTCGGAATAGAAAACGCACAGGCCATGGAGCTGTTTCATCAGACTGTATCGATGAAATCTGTGGGTAACCTTACAGATTTCGTACGTATGCACATGCTTGAGCCTTTCGATGTTGATTCGCGAATTGCAGCACTGATCACACACTTCGATGATTTAAACCGCGCTCATAAGGCCGTGCTCAAGGCCAAATCCCAGATAAACAAGCTTAAACCAATTGTAAACGATCTCGACAAACACCAAAAAGCATCCCACAACTGCGAAAACTACAGAGTCCTTCGTGATACCCTAAAATCCTATTTTGCCAGGCTCAAGAGCGATCTTCTCAGTAAAAGATTGAAAAAACTCTGCGATGAACATGTGAAACTAAATGGAAAAGTTGAGCAGACAAAGGATGATATCACCCGGATGCAGGGTGAACGTGATGATCTCAGGCAGGCTATAGCCGACAATGGCGGAGACCGTCTGGAGCGTCTCAGAAATGAGATAAAGGAACTTGAGATCTCCAAAGACAAAAGATTGCAGGCCTATAATCAGTACAGTACCCTTGCAGAACAGCTTTCGTTTGAGAAGCCCTTAAACCTTGAATCTTTCCTTACCAACAGGCAGTGCATTAGTGATTCGATGGACGAAAACGATGCACAGGAGACAATGCTTGAGAACAGCCGCCGGGAAGAGGATGTACAGATGGCACGCCTGCGGGATGAACACAGCAAAGTATCTGAGGAAGTGGAATCGCTGCGCAAAAGGCGCAGTAACATAGGTTCTCATCAGGTAAGAATCAGAGATGAACTGTGTGCGGCCCTTGATATCAGTGAGGAAGATCTGCCCTTTGCCGGTGAACTCCTGCAGGTAAGAGCAGAAGAGTGTGATTGGGAAGGATCGATAGAACGTGTGCTTCACAACTTTGCCATGTCACTGCTTGTTCCCGATCGTCTCTATAAAGATGTATCATCCTGGGTGGACTCTACACACCTTAAGGGACGTCTGGTATATTTCCGTACCATATCGAGAAAAACCAAAAGCACGGTCTCCCTTCACCCGGACTCTTTAGTCAGAAAGCTATCCATCAAACCCGACAGTGAATTTTACAACTGGCTTGAAGATGAGCTTGCAAAGAGGTTTGATTACGTGTGCTGCTCTTCTATCGAACAGTTCCGCAAAGAGAAGATGGCTCTTACGGTATCCGGTCAGGTAAAGGGCAGTGGAAACCGTCACGAAAAAGATGACCGGTTCAGGCTTCAGGACAGGAGCCGTTATGTGCTTGGTTGGGATAACAGGGCAAAGCTAAGAGCTCTTGAGCAACAGAGGCTAAGCCTTGAGAAGGAGATTCAGGATTGTGCGGAGGGAATAAGTGAACTGCAAAGTAAGCTCAAAGAGCTAAGGATCCGTAAAGAGAATCTGGTTCGTCTAGAATCATTCACCCGTTTTGAAGAGATAGACTGGAGACCGCTCTCAGTGCGGATCACAGAGCTTGACAAAGAGCGTCAGGAGCTTGAAGAAGCATCCGATGTGCTTAAAACCCTGATTCACAAACTTGAGCAACTCAACCAAAGACTCCGTGAACTCGAGTCAGTCCTTGACTCCTTTAAGGATGAGCGCTCTAAAAATGAAGAGAAGCAGAATAACACAAAGCAGCTTCTTGAGCAGTGCACAGAGATGATGGATAGTGGTGAGAGTCAGCAAAGAAATCAGCTTTTCGAGCAGCTCGATACTCTTCGTGAGAAGGTTTTGGGGAAGCATCAGCTGAGCGTGGAATCCTCTGACAGACGCCAGCAGGAGCTCCGAGAGTATCTTCAGGGAAGAATCGACAGTGAAGAGAAGAAGAGAAGCAACCTTTCTGAAAAGATCATACGTGCGATGCAGGATTATCGCCGTGACAATGCCGCTGAAACCACAGATATCGATGCCACAGTCGAGTCCGGCCCTGAATTCCGAACGATGCTTTCACAACTTGAGGCAGATGATTTGCCAAAATACGAGCAACGTTTCAAGGAATTGCTCAATGAAAACACCATCAGAGAGATCGCTAATTTCCAGTCCCAGCTTAACCGCGAACGACAGGAAATACGGGAGCGCATTGAGAGGATAAATCAGTCCCTTACAGGAATAGAGTACAACAAAGGACGTTATATTGTACTTGAAGCACAGGAGAACACCAATACCGAGGTGCGTGATTTCAGAATGGCTCTGCGTGCCTGTACCGAAGGAGGGCTCACCGGATCCCAAACAGATCAATACGCTGAGGACAAATTTCTCCAGGTCAAGGAGATAATCGACCGGTTTCGCGGGCGTGAAGGTTCAACCGATATGGATAAGCGCTGGACACAGAAAGTTACCGACGTTCGAAACTGGTTCAGCTTCGCGGCTTCAGAGCGCTACATGGAAGACAACAGCGAGTATGAACACTACACAGATTCGGGAGGGAAATCCGGAGGACAAAAGGAGAAGCTGGCTTATACTGTTCTTGCAGCAAGCCTTGCTTATCAGTTTGGACTGGAATGGGGAGAGATCCGCTCCAGAAGTTTTAGGTTTGTGGTGATTGATGAAGCGTTTGGGAGAGGTTCGGATGATTCAGCACGCTTTGGACTTGAGCTGTTCAAGAGACTTAACTTGCAGCTGTTGATTGTCACACCACTGCAGAAGATTCATATCATTGAGCCGTATGTGGCTTCTGTTGGATTTGTGTACAGTCCACAGGGCCGTGAATCGATGCTCCGCAATTTGACAATCGAGGAGTATGCTGCAGAGAAAGAGGCCTGTGCTCTGTGA
- a CDS encoding Transporter, Major facilitator superfamily → MEITTTKTPKINNGVAALLISVAILVLGNNLQGTLLGIRAGVEGISKFNIGLMMSSYYVGFILGSVTLAKLLVLVGHIRTYAALASFASALTLSYILLISPSFWIVLRFLQGFSYAGMILVIESWLNGCAEKKNRGSLLAKYGLVFWGCSAISQTFLNLAAPESFILFCFISIMVSLALVPVTVAPSRAPLALSSNRYKLRKLLKVSPVGMFAVFVSGLCMGSVWGMAPVFGQRIELSTSGISFFMFSLMAGTLISQWPLGKISDKTDRRLVIVITSFIAGSVSIFLSVQNNPSVPLLLTLALIYGALAFPLYSIAVAHVNDCIHQEENIGVAGTLILLQGIGSAIGPMASGALMEITGPGGMFMFVGSSLVALAVFGILVIPQRKAISHKLKQNFMAVPRTSYVFLYQQTRRKGEKRLKKWNAKQHQADNCIDLNLSGCKYLAVNICIQKLAKKGKICYFTLFE, encoded by the coding sequence ATGGAAATAACTACTACAAAGACTCCAAAGATCAATAACGGTGTGGCAGCACTTCTTATAAGCGTTGCAATCCTTGTACTCGGCAACAATCTTCAGGGGACTCTACTTGGAATCAGGGCAGGAGTAGAGGGGATCAGCAAATTTAATATTGGTTTAATGATGTCCTCATATTACGTTGGGTTCATATTGGGCTCAGTAACACTGGCAAAGCTTTTGGTTCTTGTAGGACATATCCGCACATATGCAGCGCTGGCATCATTTGCCTCAGCTTTAACCCTTTCCTATATACTATTAATAAGTCCTTCATTCTGGATTGTTTTAAGATTTCTTCAGGGGTTCTCCTATGCGGGGATGATTCTGGTGATTGAGAGCTGGCTTAACGGGTGTGCAGAGAAGAAGAACAGGGGTAGTCTTCTTGCAAAATATGGTCTGGTGTTCTGGGGTTGCTCTGCGATAAGCCAGACGTTCCTCAATTTGGCCGCACCCGAGAGTTTTATTCTTTTCTGTTTCATTTCGATAATGGTATCACTTGCGCTCGTTCCCGTAACAGTTGCTCCGTCCCGGGCTCCCTTAGCGTTATCTTCCAACAGATATAAGCTCAGAAAATTACTGAAGGTATCTCCTGTGGGGATGTTTGCGGTGTTTGTAAGTGGTTTGTGTATGGGTAGTGTGTGGGGTATGGCTCCGGTTTTTGGACAGAGAATTGAGCTGAGTACCTCGGGTATATCTTTTTTCATGTTTTCATTGATGGCGGGTACGCTGATATCTCAGTGGCCGCTTGGGAAAATTTCCGATAAAACTGACAGGAGATTAGTAATAGTCATAACAAGTTTTATCGCCGGTTCAGTAAGTATCTTTTTATCAGTTCAGAACAATCCCTCCGTGCCTCTGCTTCTGACACTGGCATTGATTTATGGTGCATTGGCCTTCCCGTTATACTCCATAGCCGTGGCTCATGTAAACGACTGTATTCATCAGGAGGAAAATATAGGTGTAGCAGGAACTTTGATTCTGCTGCAGGGAATAGGTTCCGCCATAGGCCCTATGGCCTCGGGAGCCTTAATGGAAATCACCGGCCCAGGGGGGATGTTTATGTTTGTAGGATCATCTCTGGTTGCACTTGCGGTGTTTGGAATTTTGGTTATTCCTCAGAGAAAAGCTATCTCACATAAGTTGAAGCAAAACTTCATGGCAGTTCCCAGAACATCATATGTATTCCTGTATCAGCAAACACGCCGTAAGGGAGAAAAAAGGTTAAAAAAGTGGAACGCCAAACAACATCAGGCAGATAATTGTATCGATCTTAACCTGTCGGGTTGTAAGTATTTAGCGGTAAATATTTGTATTCAGAAACTGGCAAAAAAGGGTAAAATATGCTATTTTACTCTTTTTGAATAG